In the genome of Raphanus sativus cultivar WK10039 chromosome 4, ASM80110v3, whole genome shotgun sequence, one region contains:
- the LOC108855877 gene encoding protein C2-DOMAIN ABA-RELATED 1, protein MENLLGLLRIHVKRGVNLAIRDTSSSDPYIVFRSGKQKLKTRVIKHSINPEWNDDLTLSVTDPNLTVKLTVYDKDLFSADDKMGEAEFGIAPYLEAIKLRHKLEGGLPNGTIIMKVQPTRQNCLSEESHIVLSQGKLVQNMFLRLQNVECGEVELQLEWIEVPGSKGI, encoded by the exons ATGGAGAATCTGCTGGGTCTTCTGAGAATTCACGTGAAGAGAGGTGTGAATCTCGCCATTAGAGATACCTCAAGCAGCGATCCTTACATCGTCTTTCGCTCAGGAAAACAG AAGCTTAAAACCCGTGTAATCAAACATAGTATAAACCCGGAATGGAACGACGATTTAACTCTTTCTGTTACAGATCCAAACCTCACTGTTAAACTT ACGGTTTACGACAAGGACTTGTTCTCGGCGGATGATAAGATGGGAGAAGCAGAGTTTGGCATTGCTCCATATCTTGAAGCCATTAAACTACGCCATAAGCTTGAAGGTGGACTTCCCAACGGAACCATAATCATGAAGGTACAACCGACCAGACAAAACTGTTTGTCTGAAGAGAGCCATATTGTGTTGAGCCAAGGGAAGCTTGTGCAGAATATGTTCCTTAGACTCCAGAATGTGGAGTGTGGAGAGGTCGAGCTACAGCTCGAGTGGATCGAGGTTCCCGGTTCAAAGGGGATATAA